Proteins found in one Amycolatopsis aidingensis genomic segment:
- a CDS encoding MarR family winged helix-turn-helix transcriptional regulator, translated as MDQLDRVLAQWHAARPDLDPAPMGIVGRIQRASRLLERGLSAYFAEYGLQLWEFDILATLRRAGRMTAGTLVEASMVTSGAITNRIDRLVARELVTREVDPGSRRRVVIDLSVRGRELVDDILLGHVDNENRLLAALNPEEREQLARLLRTLLIGLGDEPE; from the coding sequence GTGGACCAGCTCGACCGGGTGCTGGCGCAGTGGCACGCCGCAAGGCCCGACCTCGATCCCGCCCCGATGGGCATCGTGGGCCGTATTCAGCGGGCCTCCCGGTTGCTGGAACGGGGACTGTCCGCCTACTTCGCCGAGTACGGCTTGCAGCTGTGGGAGTTCGACATCCTGGCCACCTTGCGCAGGGCCGGGCGGATGACCGCGGGCACCCTGGTGGAGGCCTCGATGGTCACCTCCGGCGCGATCACCAACCGGATCGACCGCCTGGTCGCAAGGGAACTGGTGACCAGGGAGGTCGATCCGGGCAGCAGGCGCAGGGTGGTGATCGACCTCAGCGTCCGCGGCCGCGAGCTGGTGGACGACATCCTCCTCGGGCACGTGGACAACGAGAACCGCCTGCTGGCGGCGCTGAATCCGGAGGAGCGGGAACAGCTCGCCCGGCTGCTGCGCACGCTGCTCATCGGCCTCGGCGACGAGCCGGAGTAG
- a CDS encoding MarR family winged helix-turn-helix transcriptional regulator: MTEWLDAEQQRDWRAFIEGSIRFIDLLDRNLQEQHGLTLAEYELLVRLSEADGQSMRMAELAAVAYYSRSRLSHRIAGLEKRGLVRREPTADDRRGVLALLTEDGYRTLRRAAPDNLRTVREHFVDVIEPGDLRAVGRALRAVISRLT; this comes from the coding sequence GTGACCGAATGGCTTGACGCGGAACAGCAACGCGACTGGCGGGCGTTCATCGAGGGATCGATCCGGTTCATCGACCTGCTCGACCGGAACCTCCAGGAGCAGCACGGACTGACCCTGGCCGAGTACGAGCTCCTGGTCCGGTTGTCCGAGGCGGACGGGCAGTCGATGCGGATGGCCGAACTGGCTGCCGTGGCGTACTACTCGCGCAGCCGGCTTTCCCACCGGATCGCCGGACTGGAGAAGCGCGGCCTGGTCCGGCGCGAGCCGACAGCCGACGACCGGCGCGGCGTCCTCGCCCTGCTCACCGAGGACGGATACCGGACATTGCGCCGCGCCGCGCCGGACAACCTGCGTACGGTGCGGGAGCACTTCGTGGACGTGATCGAGCCAGGGGACCTGCGCGCGGTCGGCCGGGCGCTGCGCGCGGTCATCAGCAGGCTGACTTAG
- a CDS encoding SDR family oxidoreductase produces MNRRLLLTGATGTVSGALIDALEHSGLRLRALVRDESKAPPLRERGVDVVLGDLGDPRSLPRAFAGVQDLWLLTPNDPRAPEHSMNAVWAARQAGVERVVRLSAVRAAADAPTRSGRLHALSDHELQRSGLSWTILRPHWFMQNLLNEAGDIAAEGAFRLSMGEGRLGMIDTRDIAELAARVLTDGPELHHGRIYTPTGPHPISFTEVARLLGEVLERPVRYVPTAAEDKERRLLGFGVPNWIAGMLTEYAQAYASGWGDFTTTDFLDVTGRDPRSFAEFARDHADAFC; encoded by the coding sequence ATGAATCGCAGGTTGCTGCTCACCGGAGCCACCGGAACCGTCTCCGGTGCGCTGATCGACGCGCTCGAACACTCCGGCCTGCGGCTGCGGGCACTGGTCAGGGACGAATCGAAGGCGCCACCGCTGCGGGAACGTGGCGTCGACGTCGTGCTCGGGGATCTCGGCGATCCGCGCTCGCTGCCGCGGGCCTTCGCGGGGGTGCAGGACCTGTGGCTGCTGACCCCGAACGACCCCCGGGCGCCCGAGCACAGCATGAACGCCGTCTGGGCCGCTCGTCAGGCGGGCGTCGAGCGGGTGGTGCGGCTGTCCGCGGTGCGTGCGGCAGCCGACGCCCCGACGCGCAGCGGGCGGTTGCACGCACTGTCCGACCACGAACTGCAGCGGTCCGGACTGAGCTGGACGATCCTGCGGCCGCACTGGTTCATGCAGAACCTGCTCAACGAGGCCGGCGATATCGCGGCCGAGGGCGCGTTCCGGCTCAGCATGGGGGAGGGCCGCCTCGGCATGATCGACACACGGGATATCGCCGAACTCGCCGCGCGGGTGCTCACCGACGGCCCCGAGCTCCACCACGGCAGGATCTACACCCCCACCGGCCCGCACCCGATCTCCTTCACGGAGGTCGCGCGGCTGCTGGGCGAGGTGCTGGAAAGGCCGGTCCGCTATGTCCCGACCGCGGCGGAGGACAAGGAGCGGCGCCTGCTCGGCTTCGGGGTGCCGAACTGGATCGCCGGGATGCTGACCGAGTACGCACAGGCCTACGCGTCCGGTTGGGGAGACTTCACCACCACCGATTTCCTGGACGTCACGGGCCGCGACCCGCGCAGCTTCGCGGAGTTCGCCCGCGATCACGCGGACGCCTTCTGCTGA
- a CDS encoding KR domain-containing protein: MTTVLIIGAGDMGERVADGLAAGGRVRRLLLAGRSAVVDAAAATVASARDCLVEAIRLDASRQDEVAELLSRARPDLVVHCASLRGPWAMSGRSDPAARAIAAAGLGLRLPYQLPLVLSVLRAARDAGYQGPVANLSFPDVTGPVLARLGLAPTIGLGNAAMMQLRVRAALRAARPEQPAPLIRVLGHHAQVFDVMQARPPADPDQRCRVYLGEDGQRDDTLAYQAPPLAPGPRYNVVTAAAVLPVLEALLPGAAPLRHSTAAPAGLPGGYPVRIADGAVTLDLPPGLTEAEAIACNERMAHGDGVESIDEDGTVHLTAASRQAVAGIAPELAEPVAVTDLADRAALLDSVLA; this comes from the coding sequence ATGACCACGGTGTTGATCATTGGCGCGGGCGATATGGGCGAGCGGGTTGCCGACGGGCTGGCCGCCGGTGGCCGGGTACGGCGGCTGTTGCTGGCGGGGCGTTCGGCCGTGGTCGATGCCGCCGCGGCGACCGTTGCCAGTGCCCGCGACTGCCTGGTCGAGGCGATCCGGCTGGACGCATCCCGGCAGGACGAGGTGGCCGAGCTGCTGAGCAGGGCCCGCCCCGATCTGGTCGTGCACTGCGCCTCGCTGCGCGGCCCCTGGGCGATGTCCGGCCGTTCCGATCCGGCTGCCCGCGCCATCGCGGCGGCCGGCCTCGGCCTGCGGCTGCCCTACCAGCTGCCGCTCGTGCTTTCGGTGCTGCGGGCCGCCCGCGACGCGGGCTATCAAGGGCCCGTGGCGAATCTGTCCTTTCCGGACGTGACCGGGCCGGTCCTCGCCCGCCTCGGCCTGGCGCCCACCATCGGCCTCGGCAACGCCGCCATGATGCAGCTGCGGGTACGTGCGGCCCTCCGCGCCGCGCGGCCGGAGCAGCCCGCGCCGCTGATCCGCGTGCTCGGGCACCACGCCCAGGTCTTCGACGTCATGCAGGCCAGGCCGCCCGCCGACCCGGACCAGCGTTGCCGGGTCTATCTCGGCGAGGACGGACAGCGCGACGACACGCTGGCCTACCAGGCGCCCCCGCTCGCTCCAGGGCCGCGCTACAACGTCGTCACCGCGGCCGCGGTCCTTCCCGTACTGGAAGCGTTGCTGCCCGGCGCCGCCCCGCTGCGGCACTCCACCGCCGCCCCGGCCGGCCTGCCCGGTGGCTACCCGGTGCGCATCGCGGACGGCGCGGTGACCCTGGACCTGCCGCCCGGGCTCACCGAGGCCGAGGCGATCGCCTGCAACGAGCGGATGGCCCACGGCGACGGTGTCGAGTCCATCGACGAAGACGGCACCGTCCACCTCACCGCCGCCAGCAGGCAGGCCGTCGCCGGGATCGCGCCGGAACTGGCCGAACCCGTTGCCGTCACCGATCTCGCGGACCGGGCGGCTCTGCTGGACTCCGTTCTCGCCTGA
- a CDS encoding cupin domain-containing protein, with protein sequence MTANGARVVQAAEVETIERPALWLLADSSHTGGLLGANRLHLQAGEPGTKPHYHERSAEAFYVLDGALRMLVGAELVTVDRGGYVVVPAGMRHAFAAAPGTSADVLITLVPGVERFGYFRLLPEILRGNLPEEEVARVHERYDVHFVDSPEWDTDRNSQH encoded by the coding sequence ATGACGGCCAACGGTGCCCGGGTGGTGCAGGCGGCAGAGGTGGAGACCATCGAGCGGCCCGCACTGTGGCTGCTGGCCGACAGCAGTCACACCGGCGGGCTGCTCGGCGCGAACCGGCTCCACCTCCAGGCCGGGGAGCCCGGTACGAAACCGCACTACCACGAGCGGTCCGCGGAGGCGTTCTACGTGCTCGACGGCGCACTGCGGATGCTGGTCGGCGCCGAGCTGGTCACCGTGGACCGGGGTGGCTACGTGGTGGTCCCGGCAGGCATGCGGCATGCCTTCGCCGCCGCACCTGGCACCTCCGCCGATGTCCTCATCACGCTGGTGCCGGGGGTCGAGCGGTTCGGCTACTTCCGGCTGCTGCCGGAGATCCTGCGCGGGAACCTGCCGGAGGAGGAGGTCGCGCGGGTGCACGAACGGTACGACGTGCACTTCGTGGACAGCCCGGAATGGGATACAGACCGAAACTCTCAACATTGA
- a CDS encoding ArsR/SmtB family transcription factor — protein sequence MGHEPPGHPPARLNAEDAATVAATLQALATPSRLLILTRLRESPCPVNELADAVGMETSAVSHQLRLLRNLGLVTGARHGRSIVYSLYDSHVAMLLDEAVYHIEHLRLGLSEGPISRAHQLPVGTPHSGSHGP from the coding sequence ATGGGTCATGAACCGCCAGGGCACCCGCCTGCCCGGCTGAACGCGGAGGACGCCGCGACGGTGGCCGCGACCCTGCAGGCACTGGCCACCCCGAGCCGCCTGCTCATCCTCACCCGGCTCCGGGAAAGCCCCTGCCCGGTCAACGAACTCGCCGACGCGGTGGGCATGGAGACCTCCGCGGTCTCCCACCAGCTGCGCCTGCTACGCAACCTCGGCCTGGTCACCGGCGCCCGGCACGGCCGCAGCATCGTCTACAGCCTCTACGACAGCCACGTCGCCATGTTGCTCGACGAGGCCGTCTACCACATCGAACATCTCCGCCTCGGCCTGAGTGAGGGCCCGATCAGTCGTGCACACCAGCTCCCGGTGGGCACACCGCACAGCGGCAGCCATGGTCCATAG
- a CDS encoding MFS transporter: MESSLFGNRDYRHLFAAQVVALFGTGLATVALGLLAYELAGARAGVVLGTALAIKMVAYVTIAPIAGAFADRVPRRLFLVTLDLARAMVVLALPFVTEVWQIYVLILVLQSASAAFTPTFQAVLPDILPGERDYTRALSISQLASSMETLLSPVLAAAVLSVVSFHWLFSGTTVGFLASAVLVVTSRIPHARPSARTGLWERIAAGTRIFLATPRLRGVLALDLAVAGAGAVVMVNTVNYVHDALGLGDADVAVLLAANGAGTIVVALTLPRILDVVAERAVMVTGALALSGGVFAAIGLSTADGGGWRWPVALGVWAVLGAGAGLVLTPIGRVLRRSTREADRPAIFAAQFSLSHACWLLSYPVAGWVVTATGFTGGWLTLAALTVTGTLAAWLLWPRHDPEALPHVHHNLPDDHEHLTGAAPTSDGGWRHTHTFTIDPHHRNWPTPHLGARR, translated from the coding sequence GTGGAATCGTCGTTGTTCGGTAACCGGGACTACCGGCACCTGTTCGCCGCACAGGTGGTCGCCCTGTTCGGTACCGGGCTGGCCACCGTGGCGCTCGGGCTGCTCGCGTACGAGCTGGCCGGAGCGCGGGCGGGGGTGGTGCTTGGCACCGCGCTGGCGATCAAGATGGTCGCGTACGTGACGATCGCGCCGATCGCGGGCGCGTTCGCCGACCGGGTGCCGCGCCGCCTGTTCCTGGTGACGCTGGATCTGGCGCGGGCCATGGTGGTGCTGGCGCTGCCGTTCGTGACCGAGGTCTGGCAGATCTACGTGCTGATCCTGGTGTTGCAGTCGGCGTCGGCGGCGTTCACCCCGACGTTCCAGGCGGTACTGCCGGACATTCTGCCCGGCGAGCGGGACTACACCCGCGCCCTGTCGATCTCACAGCTCGCCTCGAGCATGGAAACACTGCTCAGCCCGGTGCTGGCGGCGGCGGTCCTGAGTGTGGTGAGCTTCCACTGGCTGTTCAGCGGTACCACCGTCGGGTTCCTTGCGTCGGCGGTGCTGGTGGTGACCTCGCGGATTCCGCACGCACGCCCGAGCGCGCGCACCGGGTTGTGGGAGCGGATCGCGGCGGGCACCCGGATCTTCCTGGCCACGCCGCGGCTGCGCGGGGTGCTGGCGCTGGATCTGGCGGTGGCCGGTGCGGGTGCGGTGGTCATGGTCAACACGGTGAACTACGTGCACGACGCACTCGGGCTCGGCGATGCCGACGTCGCGGTGCTGCTGGCCGCGAACGGTGCGGGCACGATCGTGGTTGCCCTGACCCTGCCCCGAATCCTGGACGTGGTGGCGGAGCGGGCGGTGATGGTTACTGGCGCGCTTGCGCTGTCCGGTGGCGTGTTCGCCGCGATCGGACTGTCCACAGCGGATGGGGGCGGGTGGCGGTGGCCGGTCGCACTCGGGGTGTGGGCAGTGCTCGGAGCCGGAGCGGGACTGGTGCTGACCCCGATCGGCCGGGTACTACGCCGCTCCACCCGCGAGGCCGATCGTCCGGCGATCTTCGCCGCGCAGTTCTCCCTGTCCCACGCCTGCTGGCTACTCAGCTACCCCGTTGCGGGCTGGGTGGTCACCGCGACCGGGTTCACCGGCGGGTGGCTCACCCTCGCCGCGCTCACCGTCACCGGCACCCTTGCCGCCTGGCTGCTGTGGCCCCGCCACGACCCCGAGGCCCTGCCCCACGTGCACCACAACCTTCCCGACGACCACGAACATCTGACCGGCGCCGCACCCACAAGCGACGGCGGCTGGCGGCACACCCACACCTTCACCATCGACCCGCACCACCGGAACTGGCCGACGCCACACCTCGGGGCGCGACGATAA
- a CDS encoding dihydrofolate reductase family protein, with product MTTSTDRRVTANISLTLDGRYHGPGGPGDLSAIVPYATTEVGRRHLDRIWQTATTALLGRRNAEGFLGFWPSVAADENADPRDRGYAKWLVDTEKVVLSSTLAEAPWERTRVLNAPTAEVAAELKATGTGDILVNNSASVIRALLAADLLDRLYLMVCPEIAGGGRRLFDDGLPGTKWTLIQQETGELGEIAMVYDRAR from the coding sequence ATGACCACCTCCACCGACCGCAGGGTGACCGCGAACATCAGCCTCACCCTCGACGGGCGCTACCACGGCCCAGGCGGGCCCGGCGATCTGAGCGCGATCGTGCCCTACGCGACCACCGAGGTCGGCAGGCGGCACCTCGACCGCATCTGGCAGACCGCTACGACGGCGCTGCTCGGCCGCCGCAACGCCGAGGGGTTCCTGGGCTTCTGGCCTTCGGTCGCCGCGGACGAGAACGCCGATCCGCGGGATCGCGGATACGCGAAGTGGTTGGTGGACACCGAAAAGGTGGTCCTTTCGTCCACTTTGGCCGAAGCGCCGTGGGAGCGCACCCGCGTGCTGAACGCCCCAACCGCCGAGGTCGCCGCCGAGCTCAAGGCCACCGGCACCGGCGACATTCTTGTCAACAACAGCGCGAGCGTCATCAGGGCACTGCTGGCGGCGGACCTGCTCGACCGGCTGTACCTGATGGTCTGCCCCGAGATCGCCGGGGGCGGGCGGCGGCTGTTCGATGACGGCCTGCCGGGTACCAAATGGACACTCATCCAACAGGAAACCGGCGAGCTGGGCGAAATCGCCATGGTCTACGACCGCGCACGCTGA
- the pcaB gene encoding 3-carboxy-cis,cis-muconate cycloisomerase translates to MAVDHGLLAPAWAGTGSADLVDDVAVLRAMVEVEVALARAQAELGVVPGSAARAIEAAATDRFDLAALAEGVRDTANPVVAFVGQFTAAVAAVDPEAAEYVHRGSTSQDILDTALMLVCRSVLDRIGADLDGCAASLAGLARTYRDTPMVARTLTQHAVPTTFGLKAAGWLSGVLAAGDRVAAARRSLPVSLGGAGGTLAAYEQYAVLQGVPGSTVALPGALARQLGLAEPALPWHGMRAPLADVAAALSVVTGTLGKLAADVLVLTRTEIGEVAEPAEPGRGASSAMPQKRNPVFATLIATAARQLPPLAQVLLQSMAAEDERSAGAWHAEWQPLREALRGAAGASGNAAKLLAGLQVFPDRMTANLSATGGAVVSERLSAVLAGRIGKGPAKRLLTEATAEQRPLAEAVAAHPALAGHELPAEEVAELLDPMGYPGIAAELVNRALAGYETRLPPAAE, encoded by the coding sequence ATGGCTGTGGACCATGGCCTGCTGGCCCCCGCCTGGGCCGGAACCGGCTCCGCCGACCTTGTCGACGATGTCGCGGTGCTGCGCGCCATGGTCGAGGTGGAGGTGGCCCTCGCCAGGGCGCAGGCCGAACTCGGTGTGGTCCCCGGCTCGGCGGCAAGGGCCATCGAGGCGGCCGCGACCGACCGGTTCGACCTGGCGGCCCTGGCCGAGGGGGTGCGGGACACCGCGAACCCGGTGGTGGCCTTCGTCGGCCAGTTCACCGCGGCGGTGGCGGCCGTGGACCCCGAGGCGGCCGAGTACGTGCACCGCGGCAGCACCAGCCAGGACATCCTGGACACCGCGCTGATGCTGGTTTGCCGCTCCGTGCTGGACCGGATCGGCGCCGATCTGGATGGCTGTGCCGCCTCCCTGGCCGGGCTCGCGCGGACGTACCGCGACACCCCGATGGTCGCCCGCACGCTGACCCAGCACGCCGTCCCCACGACCTTCGGGCTCAAGGCGGCCGGGTGGCTCAGCGGGGTCCTCGCCGCAGGCGACCGGGTGGCCGCGGCGCGGCGGTCGCTACCGGTGTCCCTCGGCGGTGCGGGCGGCACCCTCGCAGCCTACGAGCAGTACGCCGTGTTGCAGGGCGTCCCCGGCAGCACGGTCGCCCTGCCAGGGGCGCTGGCCCGGCAGCTCGGGCTGGCCGAGCCTGCGCTGCCATGGCACGGGATGCGGGCCCCGCTTGCGGATGTCGCGGCCGCGCTGTCCGTGGTCACCGGGACGCTGGGCAAGCTGGCCGCGGACGTGCTGGTGCTCACCCGGACCGAGATCGGCGAGGTCGCCGAGCCTGCCGAACCCGGCCGCGGCGCGTCCTCGGCGATGCCGCAGAAGCGCAACCCCGTGTTCGCCACACTCATCGCCACTGCCGCGCGGCAGCTGCCGCCGCTGGCGCAGGTGCTGTTGCAGTCCATGGCGGCCGAGGACGAACGCTCCGCGGGTGCCTGGCACGCCGAGTGGCAGCCACTGCGCGAGGCCCTGCGTGGCGCCGCTGGCGCGTCCGGCAACGCCGCCAAGCTGCTGGCCGGCCTGCAGGTGTTCCCGGACCGGATGACGGCCAACCTGTCCGCGACCGGCGGGGCGGTGGTATCCGAGCGCCTGAGTGCCGTGCTGGCGGGCCGGATCGGTAAGGGACCCGCAAAGCGGCTGCTCACCGAGGCCACCGCCGAGCAGCGCCCGCTGGCCGAGGCCGTGGCCGCGCACCCCGCCCTCGCCGGGCACGAGCTGCCTGCCGAGGAGGTGGCCGAACTGCTCGACCCGATGGGCTACCCCGGGATCGCGGCCGAGCTGGTGAACCGGGCGCTTGCCGGTTACGAAACCCGGCTGCCGCCCGCCGCGGAGTGA
- a CDS encoding metalloregulator ArsR/SmtB family transcription factor yields the protein MDRIASALGDAARWRLVELLAERPRSVGELAELTGLRQPQTTKHLQTLARAGLVTAFPLGQRRVYAVQTAPLASLADRLRTLVETAEAHQGERDVIARYRAAIETESAAADRDRWADGRTFSFERLLPAPREDVWRHWVDPELLASWWAPPSLTVTDCALEPRSGGRAVLEYRDAEGRYRSAGAVHIAREPERLVFELSVLDGAGAVSFTGHYDLTLATADGGTRLRLELRIAETTVDAVPYIAGIATGWGQVLDNLADTVGAANGKEDRS from the coding sequence ATGGATCGGATCGCCTCAGCCCTGGGAGACGCCGCACGCTGGCGTCTGGTGGAACTGCTGGCCGAGCGCCCCCGGTCCGTCGGTGAGCTGGCCGAACTGACCGGCCTGCGGCAGCCGCAGACCACCAAGCACCTGCAAACGCTCGCTCGCGCCGGCCTTGTCACGGCCTTCCCACTGGGGCAGCGCCGGGTCTACGCGGTCCAGACGGCGCCGCTGGCATCGCTGGCGGACCGGCTGCGCACACTGGTCGAAACCGCCGAGGCACACCAGGGCGAGCGAGACGTCATCGCGCGGTACCGGGCCGCCATCGAAACGGAGTCCGCGGCCGCGGACCGGGACCGCTGGGCGGACGGGCGCACCTTCTCCTTCGAGCGCCTGCTGCCTGCTCCCCGCGAGGATGTCTGGCGGCACTGGGTCGATCCGGAGCTGCTGGCGTCCTGGTGGGCCCCGCCCTCACTGACCGTCACCGACTGCGCCCTCGAACCGCGGTCGGGCGGGCGTGCCGTGCTGGAGTACCGCGATGCCGAGGGACGGTACCGCTCCGCGGGAGCGGTGCACATCGCACGGGAGCCCGAGCGGCTCGTGTTCGAGCTTTCGGTGCTGGACGGGGCAGGCGCGGTCTCCTTCACCGGCCACTACGACCTGACGCTCGCCACGGCCGATGGCGGCACCCGGCTACGGCTGGAGCTGCGCATCGCCGAGACCACCGTCGATGCCGTGCCCTACATCGCCGGGATCGCAACCGGCTGGGGTCAGGTACTCGACAACCTCGCCGACACCGTCGGCGCGGCCAACGGAAAGGAAGATCGATCATGA
- a CDS encoding EamA family transporter yields MSWGTTYLVTTEFLPPGIPLLSGVLRVLPAGLLLLLIARRLPAGDWWWRCAVLGMLNIGAFNTLLFVAAYRLPGGVAATLIAVQPLLVAGLAFALLGERPTRWRLGWGVAGVVGVGLIVLRGTITFDLVGILAGLAAAASMSAGVVLTKRWGRPPGTGTLAFTGWQLTASGLLLLPVALLVEGLPPMPDAAALGGYAWLAIIGTAVAYVLWFQGLGRLPVTAVSFLPLLSPAVAAALGWLVLGQALTPIQGAGFALALLSIAAAQLPPPFAEKGKA; encoded by the coding sequence GTGAGCTGGGGGACGACGTATCTGGTGACCACGGAGTTCCTGCCCCCGGGGATTCCGCTGCTTTCCGGCGTGCTCCGGGTGCTTCCGGCAGGCCTGCTCCTGCTACTGATCGCCAGGAGGCTGCCCGCCGGTGACTGGTGGTGGCGCTGCGCCGTGCTGGGGATGCTGAACATCGGGGCGTTCAACACCCTGCTGTTCGTCGCCGCCTACCGGTTGCCGGGCGGTGTCGCGGCCACCCTGATCGCGGTGCAACCGCTCCTGGTCGCCGGTCTGGCGTTCGCCCTGCTCGGGGAGCGCCCCACCCGCTGGCGGCTGGGCTGGGGCGTCGCCGGGGTGGTCGGCGTCGGCCTGATCGTGCTGCGCGGGACGATCACCTTTGATCTGGTCGGGATTCTTGCCGGTCTTGCCGCAGCCGCTTCGATGTCGGCCGGGGTGGTGCTGACCAAGCGCTGGGGGCGCCCGCCGGGGACCGGGACGCTCGCCTTCACCGGCTGGCAGCTCACCGCGAGCGGGCTGCTGCTCCTGCCGGTGGCACTCCTGGTCGAAGGGCTGCCACCGATGCCGGACGCCGCCGCACTCGGCGGCTATGCCTGGCTGGCCATCATCGGCACGGCGGTCGCCTATGTGCTGTGGTTCCAGGGCCTCGGCAGGCTCCCGGTCACGGCGGTGTCCTTCCTGCCCCTGCTGTCCCCGGCCGTGGCGGCGGCACTGGGCTGGCTGGTACTTGGCCAGGCCCTCACCCCGATCCAGGGCGCCGGTTTCGCGCTCGCCCTGCTGTCCATCGCGGCCGCACAGCTCCCACCCCCGTTCGCGGAGAAAGGAAAGGCATGA
- a CDS encoding MFS transporter produces MSAGTEETTDENAAPLAGRREWCGLALLALPLLVLALDVSVLYLAAPQLTADLAPSATQQLWILDIYGFLIAGFLLTMGSLGDRIGRRRLLLVGGAAFAAASVLAAFASTAELLIAARAVLGVAGATLMPSTLALISTMFRNARQRSFAIAIWMTTFSAGVAAGPVIGGLVLEHFWWGAVFLLGVPVMLLLIALGPVLLPEHREPGARSRIDLISVALSLATMLPLVYGVKETIAHGAGTVPALAALAGIGFGWVFVRRQRRMPDPLLDVTLFVRWRFVSAVSLMLLGTVAVNGLFFLVPQYLQLVRGESALHAGLLMVPIAVVSVIASLLAPRLGRRFGARGFLAGVGLIALVSCLLVATTDLGTGLPVVLALVSIAVFGVAPVGVLSTDLVVGSVPPARAGSAAAVSETAGELGVAVGVAVAGSVVTAVYGASLAGALPDGIPAHAATAAGEGVAAARSAAQSLPPEQAGQLVDVARAAFADAFAATGLFSAAVLAVIVTLALTGPRDR; encoded by the coding sequence ATGAGCGCCGGCACGGAGGAGACCACCGACGAGAACGCCGCACCCCTCGCCGGGAGGCGCGAGTGGTGCGGCCTCGCGTTGCTCGCCCTGCCGTTGCTTGTGCTCGCACTGGACGTCAGCGTGCTGTACCTGGCCGCGCCCCAGCTCACCGCCGACCTGGCACCGAGCGCCACCCAGCAGCTGTGGATCCTGGACATCTACGGGTTCCTGATCGCCGGGTTCCTGCTCACCATGGGGTCGCTCGGGGACCGCATCGGACGGCGCAGGCTGCTGCTGGTCGGCGGGGCGGCGTTCGCCGCGGCCTCGGTGCTGGCCGCGTTCGCCTCGACCGCGGAGCTGCTGATCGCCGCCCGCGCGGTGCTCGGCGTCGCCGGGGCCACGTTGATGCCGTCCACGCTCGCCTTGATCAGCACCATGTTCCGGAACGCGCGGCAGCGCTCGTTCGCGATCGCGATCTGGATGACCACCTTCTCCGCCGGGGTCGCGGCCGGGCCGGTCATCGGCGGGCTGGTGCTGGAGCACTTCTGGTGGGGCGCGGTGTTCCTGCTGGGCGTGCCGGTGATGCTGCTGCTGATCGCGCTCGGGCCGGTGCTGCTGCCCGAGCACCGGGAACCCGGCGCCAGGAGCCGGATCGACCTGATCAGCGTGGCGCTGTCGCTTGCGACCATGCTGCCGCTGGTGTACGGGGTCAAGGAGACCATCGCACACGGCGCGGGGACGGTGCCCGCGCTGGCGGCCCTTGCCGGGATCGGCTTCGGATGGGTGTTCGTCCGCAGGCAGCGAAGGATGCCTGATCCGCTGCTGGACGTCACGCTGTTCGTCCGCTGGAGGTTCGTCTCCGCCGTCTCGCTGATGCTGCTCGGCACGGTCGCGGTGAACGGGCTGTTCTTCCTGGTGCCGCAGTACCTGCAGCTGGTCCGGGGCGAGTCCGCCCTGCACGCGGGGTTGCTGATGGTGCCGATCGCCGTGGTGTCGGTGATCGCATCGCTGCTCGCGCCCCGGCTGGGCCGGCGGTTCGGCGCGCGCGGGTTCCTCGCCGGAGTCGGGCTGATCGCGCTGGTCAGCTGCCTGCTGGTGGCCACGACCGACCTTGGCACCGGCCTGCCGGTCGTGCTCGCGCTGGTCTCGATCGCGGTGTTCGGCGTCGCGCCGGTGGGCGTGCTGAGCACCGACCTGGTGGTCGGATCCGTGCCACCGGCACGGGCAGGCTCCGCGGCCGCGGTGTCGGAGACCGCGGGCGAGCTGGGTGTCGCGGTGGGCGTGGCCGTCGCGGGCAGTGTGGTCACCGCCGTGTACGGCGCCAGCCTGGCCGGTGCGCTACCGGATGGCATCCCTGCGCACGCGGCCACCGCCGCAGGCGAGGGAGTCGCCGCGGCGAGGTCCGCCGCGCAAAGCCTCCCGCCGGAGCAGGCAGGGCAACTGGTCGACGTTGCCCGTGCCGCCTTCGCCGACGCGTTCGCCGCCACCGGCCTGTTCAGCGCCGCAGTGCTGGCCGTCATCGTGACGCTGGCGCTGACCGGCCCCCGCGATCGATGA